The following proteins come from a genomic window of Pyxidicoccus sp. MSG2:
- a CDS encoding methyltransferase gives MDFQARLEALTHQLRPWSALWSRSILQGWPESGAAYPEDWLAYARSLDEAGERRLDQGALVGVPPPSLGALLGALQELTALPWHEGLHALTVSETQGLSAKKTHELERVLALLAPRTRFIHQAVDIGGGMGHLARLCARTFGWTFHSIDRDAALQDKGRRWLTRTHPPGGDTLCFIQASVEDGLQPQLDPLFSGRDRASIGLHTCGPLALTQIRKSQGAGFVLNIGCCYDKLETPRDYPVSRFGSAHPLPFTPHALALTTRGRHHKTEEEFARMKRVYAWRFAFDLLTRRHFPERGFVRAGDAPRTLYAGRFAVYARDRLERLGLDAGMTDAELDAFEVSVRAETRELLLCHLLRDRFARALEVVLLLDRALLLEELGFQVELLQLFDPRLSPRNLALIASRSA, from the coding sequence ATGGACTTCCAGGCGCGACTCGAGGCGCTCACGCACCAACTCCGGCCCTGGTCCGCGCTCTGGTCCCGCTCCATCCTCCAGGGCTGGCCCGAATCTGGCGCCGCCTATCCCGAGGACTGGCTGGCCTATGCCCGGTCGCTCGATGAAGCGGGCGAGCGGCGGCTGGACCAGGGGGCGCTCGTGGGCGTCCCGCCTCCCTCCCTGGGCGCGCTCCTGGGCGCGCTCCAGGAACTGACGGCGCTGCCCTGGCACGAGGGCCTTCACGCGCTGACAGTCTCGGAGACGCAGGGACTCAGCGCCAAGAAGACCCACGAGCTCGAGCGGGTGCTCGCCCTGCTCGCGCCCAGAACGCGCTTCATCCACCAGGCGGTCGATATCGGCGGCGGCATGGGACATCTCGCCCGCCTCTGTGCGCGCACCTTCGGGTGGACCTTCCACAGCATCGATCGGGACGCCGCGCTGCAGGACAAGGGCCGGCGGTGGCTGACGAGAACCCATCCCCCGGGCGGGGACACCCTGTGTTTCATCCAGGCCTCCGTCGAGGACGGGCTTCAACCTCAGCTCGATCCGCTCTTCTCCGGCCGGGACCGGGCCTCCATCGGTCTGCACACCTGCGGGCCGCTCGCCCTCACGCAGATTCGCAAGAGCCAGGGGGCGGGCTTCGTCCTGAACATCGGCTGCTGCTACGACAAGCTGGAGACCCCGCGGGATTACCCCGTCTCCCGCTTCGGAAGCGCGCACCCGCTGCCCTTCACCCCGCATGCCCTGGCGCTGACGACGCGGGGACGGCACCACAAGACCGAGGAGGAGTTCGCGCGGATGAAGCGGGTGTACGCGTGGCGCTTCGCGTTCGATCTCCTGACGAGGCGGCACTTCCCCGAGCGCGGCTTCGTGAGGGCAGGTGACGCGCCCCGGACGCTCTATGCCGGACGCTTCGCCGTCTACGCGCGCGACCGCCTGGAGCGCCTGGGCCTCGATGCCGGCATGACGGACGCCGAGCTGGATGCCTTCGAGGTGTCCGTTCGCGCCGAGACGCGGGAGCTCCTGCTCTGCCATCTGCTGAGGGACCGCTTCGCGAGGGCGTTGGAGGTCGTGCTCCTGCTGGATCGCGCGCTCCTCCTGGAGGAGCTGGGCTTCCAGGTCGAGCTCCTCCAGCTCTTCGATCCGCGCCTGTCTCCGCGCAACCTCGCGCTCATCGCGTCGCGGAGCGCTTGA
- a CDS encoding VOC family protein — protein MSSKLAPFLWFNDNAEEAAGFYLGVFPHARKVKELRSKGVGPWPEGKIATLVIELEGQEMTFMNGGPAHQLTPAFSFFVRCDSQKELDAYWEKLMAGGGKPMACGWLIDRFGLCWQVVPRNVEELLSHPKAMQAMMGMIKMDIAALEAAARAS, from the coding sequence ATGTCCAGCAAGCTCGCACCGTTTCTCTGGTTCAACGACAACGCGGAAGAAGCCGCTGGGTTCTACCTCGGCGTCTTTCCGCATGCGCGCAAGGTGAAGGAGCTGCGCTCGAAGGGCGTAGGGCCGTGGCCGGAAGGGAAGATCGCGACCCTCGTCATCGAGCTCGAGGGCCAGGAGATGACGTTCATGAACGGCGGGCCCGCGCACCAGCTCACGCCTGCGTTCTCGTTCTTCGTGCGTTGCGATTCGCAAAAAGAGCTCGACGCGTACTGGGAGAAGCTGATGGCGGGAGGTGGCAAGCCCATGGCCTGTGGCTGGCTGATCGACCGCTTCGGCCTGTGCTGGCAGGTGGTGCCACGCAATGTCGAGGAGCTGTTGAGCCATCCCAAGGCCATGCAGGCCATGATGGGCATGATCAAGATGGACATCGCGGCGCTGGAAGCCGCGGCGCGCGCGAGCTGA
- the tnpB gene encoding IS66 family insertion sequence element accessory protein TnpB (TnpB, as the term is used for proteins encoded by IS66 family insertion elements, is considered an accessory protein, since TnpC, encoded by a neighboring gene, is a DDE family transposase.) codes for MLTLPASVRILLATGQVDMRKSIDGLMALVRTAWGEDVYSGHLFAFVSRRGDRVKILTFSRGGFVLYYKRLETGRFRLPRVDATQLAMLLEGIDVAEVKRQPAWVPPRRTGS; via the coding sequence GTGCTGACGTTGCCGGCCTCGGTGCGAATCCTGCTGGCCACCGGGCAGGTGGACATGCGCAAGTCGATAGACGGGCTCATGGCCTTGGTACGCACCGCATGGGGCGAGGACGTCTACTCGGGCCACCTCTTCGCCTTCGTCAGCCGGCGAGGAGACCGGGTGAAAATCCTCACCTTCAGCCGAGGCGGCTTCGTCCTGTACTACAAGCGATTGGAGACGGGCCGCTTCCGGCTGCCGCGGGTGGACGCCACCCAGTTGGCGATGCTGCTGGAAGGCATTGACGTGGCCGAGGTGAAGCGCCAGCCCGCCTGGGTGCCCCCGAGGCGGACAGGTAGCTGA
- a CDS encoding MarR family winged helix-turn-helix transcriptional regulator, with product MAKIDPAKIWSLNHRLLMSVISSVAADIAALGVETKELFVLADVDEHPYPAELAASLCMPKPTVTLYVKRLEAAGFLRREIDTEDLRRHRLQLTPAGRKVMQHGTALLSGAFGERLGRLSAAQQAELRALLEKMSG from the coding sequence ATGGCGAAAATCGACCCGGCGAAAATCTGGTCCCTCAACCACCGGCTGCTGATGTCGGTGATTTCCAGCGTCGCCGCTGACATCGCCGCGCTGGGGGTGGAGACGAAGGAGCTGTTCGTGCTCGCGGACGTGGACGAGCACCCCTATCCGGCCGAGCTGGCGGCGTCCCTGTGCATGCCCAAGCCGACGGTGACGCTGTACGTGAAGCGGCTCGAGGCCGCGGGCTTCCTGCGCCGGGAGATCGACACCGAGGACCTGCGGCGGCACCGGCTGCAGCTCACCCCGGCTGGCCGCAAGGTGATGCAGCATGGCACCGCGTTGCTGTCAGGAGCGTTCGGTGAGCGGCTCGGACGCCTGAGCGCCGCACAGCAGGCGGAGCTGCGGGCCCTGCTGGAGAAGATGAGCGGCTGA
- a CDS encoding aldo/keto reductase, whose translation MPLDHYVTLGRSGLRVSPLCLGAMTFGEDLGWGSSVEESQQILDRYIELGGNFIDTANFYTKSHSEKIIGDHLGRHPARRDRLVIATKFSGNLYPGDPNGGGSGRKSIISACENSLRRLQTDYIDLYWLHNWDIHTPIDETMAALEDLVRAGKVRYLGVSDTPAWKIVEANMTARFRGWSSFIGLQIEYSLLERSVEQELVPMAREFGLGITPWSPLKSGALSGKYTRANAGQLKGDRGFFVDTFLNEKTYAVVDALGDIARAHESTVARVALAWVQAQPGVSSTIIGARRLSQLEDNVGALEVKLTTGDLQRLDALTRPTFGFPQNMQPMFPAIHNGGTTVNGVFAPPSDFGVVKGEKPY comes from the coding sequence ATGCCTCTCGACCACTACGTGACGCTCGGCCGTTCCGGCCTGCGCGTGAGCCCGCTGTGCCTTGGTGCCATGACCTTTGGTGAGGACCTCGGCTGGGGGTCGAGTGTCGAGGAGTCCCAGCAAATCCTCGACCGGTACATCGAGCTCGGCGGCAACTTCATCGACACCGCGAACTTCTACACGAAGAGCCATTCCGAGAAGATCATCGGCGACCACCTCGGTCGCCACCCCGCCCGGCGAGACCGGCTCGTGATTGCGACGAAGTTCAGTGGGAATCTCTACCCGGGCGACCCGAACGGCGGCGGCTCCGGCCGGAAGTCCATCATCTCGGCCTGCGAGAACTCGCTCCGCCGCCTGCAGACCGACTACATCGACCTCTACTGGCTGCACAACTGGGACATCCATACGCCCATCGACGAGACGATGGCCGCGCTCGAGGACCTCGTCCGGGCCGGGAAGGTCCGCTACCTCGGCGTCTCGGACACGCCCGCGTGGAAGATTGTCGAAGCGAACATGACGGCGCGCTTCCGCGGCTGGTCGTCCTTCATCGGGTTGCAGATTGAGTATTCACTGCTCGAGCGCAGCGTGGAGCAGGAGCTTGTGCCCATGGCCAGGGAGTTCGGGCTCGGAATCACGCCCTGGTCGCCGCTCAAGAGCGGTGCGCTCAGCGGCAAGTACACCCGCGCCAATGCCGGTCAGCTGAAGGGCGACCGGGGCTTCTTCGTGGACACCTTCCTGAACGAGAAGACCTACGCCGTCGTCGACGCGCTCGGGGACATCGCCCGCGCGCACGAGAGCACCGTGGCACGAGTCGCCCTGGCCTGGGTGCAGGCGCAGCCCGGGGTGTCGTCGACCATCATCGGCGCGCGGCGGCTGTCGCAGCTGGAGGACAACGTGGGCGCCCTCGAGGTGAAGTTGACCACTGGGGACCTTCAGCGCCTCGATGCGCTCACCAGGCCCACCTTCGGCTTCCCCCAGAACATGCAGCCCATGTTCCCCGCCATCCACAACGGTGGAACGACGGTGAACGGCGTCTTCGCGCCGCCGTCCGACTTCGGGGTGGTGAAGGGCGAAAAGCCGTACTGA
- a CDS encoding imm11 family protein: MYYILECFSSSNGHKARIEYRDDDPFRFWNAGERLESVPDLPIRARVVTDKQSMLAELWDTPLPLMTRRLHDVLVAAGVTNLDVYPVILTDSRSGEEITDYLAFNIIGAIAAADLQATRFAPGSTERTISADIDSLAIDPAKTRGALMFRLAEAVNAIIVHEQVKAAVEASGIGTLTFMSPEDWVG; this comes from the coding sequence ATGTACTACATACTGGAATGTTTCAGTTCGTCCAACGGCCATAAGGCGCGTATCGAATATCGCGATGACGATCCATTCAGGTTCTGGAATGCGGGTGAGCGGCTTGAAAGTGTGCCGGACCTGCCGATACGTGCGCGCGTGGTGACGGACAAACAAAGCATGCTGGCCGAGCTCTGGGACACGCCCTTGCCGCTGATGACCAGGCGCCTGCACGACGTACTCGTGGCCGCGGGGGTGACCAACCTCGATGTGTATCCCGTCATCCTTACCGACAGTCGTTCAGGCGAAGAGATCACGGACTACCTGGCATTCAACATCATAGGCGCCATTGCCGCGGCCGATCTGCAGGCAACACGGTTTGCTCCCGGATCGACCGAACGCACGATATCGGCGGACATCGACAGTCTGGCAATAGACCCGGCGAAAACCAGAGGAGCCTTGATGTTCCGGCTGGCGGAGGCGGTCAATGCCATTATCGTACATGAACAGGTCAAGGCTGCTGTCGAGGCTTCGGGAATCGGCACCTTGACGTTCATGTCGCCCGAAGACTGGGTGGGCTGA
- a CDS encoding S28 family serine protease yields MKRSEAVGVFKGAGWLVVAVLLQSCGDATLAASSAAEPPARAVGALEAVADSEDILTRLQSIPGLTVLDERPSPYAGTRFFRMVFEQPADHQRPLGERFQLRVNLLHRSVDAPMVLFGSGYGLGDNPSRAEPTALLGANQLSLEHRFFGTSRPASNDWKQLDIRQAAGDYHRIVEAFKPLYSGRWLNTGSSKGGMAAVYHRYFYPDDVDVTVPYVAPNSHGMDDGRYARFVEQVGDADCRAKLQAFQRAVLLHRAEMMPFMDELVVLGGTDFYVIGGRDRALEFAVVETSFYFWQYWGTPYCEDVPAPDASAAELFTFLDGIVSISFTYGDVWLDYYAAYYYQAATELGFTRFSTRHLHGLLRYPGEDEPRAYLSFPVRERFDHGLMHHVENWVRSQGERMLFIYGENDPWSSGAFSVRERNDSFRFIVPGGEHGSRISRLPEPERTQAVEHLYRWMGLDVQAAGARSLTLDAELDAERSMEPRFRL; encoded by the coding sequence ATGAAGCGGTCAGAAGCCGTTGGCGTTTTCAAGGGTGCAGGGTGGCTCGTTGTTGCCGTGTTGCTGCAGTCCTGCGGGGACGCCACGCTCGCGGCGTCCTCGGCGGCGGAGCCTCCCGCGCGGGCCGTGGGCGCGCTGGAGGCGGTAGCGGACTCGGAGGACATCCTCACCCGACTCCAGTCCATCCCCGGGCTCACCGTCCTCGACGAGCGGCCCTCGCCCTACGCGGGCACTCGCTTCTTCCGGATGGTGTTCGAGCAGCCCGCGGACCACCAGCGTCCCCTGGGTGAGCGCTTCCAGCTCCGGGTGAATCTGCTGCACCGCTCGGTGGACGCGCCCATGGTGCTCTTTGGGAGCGGCTATGGCCTGGGGGACAACCCGTCTCGGGCCGAGCCCACCGCGCTGCTCGGCGCCAACCAGCTCTCGCTGGAGCACCGCTTCTTCGGCACCTCGCGACCGGCCTCGAATGACTGGAAGCAGCTCGACATCCGGCAGGCCGCGGGCGACTACCACCGCATCGTCGAGGCCTTCAAGCCGCTGTACTCCGGGCGCTGGCTGAACACCGGCAGCAGCAAGGGCGGCATGGCGGCCGTGTACCACCGCTACTTCTACCCGGACGACGTGGACGTCACCGTGCCGTACGTCGCACCCAACAGCCACGGGATGGATGACGGGCGCTACGCCCGCTTCGTCGAGCAGGTGGGCGACGCCGACTGCCGCGCGAAGCTCCAGGCCTTCCAGCGGGCCGTGCTGTTGCACCGCGCGGAGATGATGCCCTTCATGGATGAGCTGGTGGTCCTCGGGGGCACGGACTTCTACGTGATTGGCGGAAGGGACCGCGCCCTGGAGTTCGCCGTCGTCGAGACGTCCTTCTACTTCTGGCAATACTGGGGCACGCCCTACTGCGAGGACGTCCCCGCGCCCGACGCGTCGGCGGCGGAGCTCTTCACCTTCCTGGACGGCATCGTCAGCATCTCCTTCACCTACGGCGACGTGTGGCTCGACTACTACGCGGCCTACTACTACCAGGCGGCGACGGAGCTGGGCTTTACGCGCTTCTCCACACGGCACCTGCACGGGCTGCTGCGCTACCCGGGCGAGGACGAGCCCCGCGCGTACCTGTCCTTCCCCGTGAGGGAGCGGTTCGACCACGGCCTCATGCACCACGTGGAGAACTGGGTGCGCAGCCAGGGGGAGCGGATGCTCTTCATCTACGGAGAGAATGACCCCTGGTCCTCCGGCGCCTTCTCCGTGCGCGAGCGCAATGACTCCTTCCGCTTCATCGTCCCGGGCGGCGAGCACGGCTCGCGCATCAGCCGCCTGCCCGAGCCCGAGCGCACCCAGGCCGTGGAGCACCTCTACCGGTGGATGGGGCTGGACGTGCAGGCCGCGGGGGCTCGCTCCCTGACGCTCGATGCCGAGCTGGACGCGGAGCGCAGCATGGAGCCGCGCTTCCGTCTGTAG